In a genomic window of Seriola aureovittata isolate HTS-2021-v1 ecotype China chromosome 11, ASM2101889v1, whole genome shotgun sequence:
- the myo10l3 gene encoding unconventional myosin-X — protein sequence MDTFFVEGARVWLRHKEQLLPSTVSSCDDSSLVLTTDYGKVFSLQKAELNRETVYPMHPSSVHGVEDMSTLAELHEAAIMHNLFLRYQKDNIYTNIGSILAAVNPYKQIAGLYDGTAVELYSKHQMGELPPHIFAVANECYRCLWKRHDSQCVLISGESGAGKTESTKLLLKFLSVMSQNSAGAPPSERTTRVEQALVQSSPIMEAFGNAKTVYNNNSSRFGKFIQLHFSQNGNIHGGCIIDYLLEKNRVVRQNPGERNYHIFYALLAGADKDHRDMYLLSEGPESYHYLSQSGCVKDSSLDDKQLFDYVMEALKVMEFTEEEIRDVFKLLSAVLQMGNIEFMTAGGAQITSKGVVSNVSELLGLDSFQLSEVLTQRSMILRGEEICSPLTVEQAVDSRDSVAMALYSQCFSWIIMRINQKIKGKDNFKSIGILDIFGFENFEVNRFEQFNINYANEKLQEYFNKHIFSLEQLEYNREGIQWEAIDWMDNAECLDLIEKKLGMLALINEESRFPKGTDYTLLEKLHSRHATNLYYVKPRVTDHQFGIKHYAGEVLYDVRGILEKNRDTFRDDILFILKDSRLDFIYDLFERVGSRNGDETLKMGTARRKPTVSSQFRDSLHSLMATLSASNPFFVRCIKPNMDKKANQFDPDVVLNQLRYSGMLETVKIRRAGFPVRRTFKDFYSRYTMILKSKIHSDDEKQSCSELLILHDRAKKEWQLGKTKVFLKEALEQRLEKEREEVRRRAGMVIRAHILSYVARKQYKKVLSSVVTIQKNYRAHFWRRVFLRLRLATIVLQRHHRGQLARSFCRQLKEEKQKREEEDRRRREEEEEDRRRVEEEKRRMEEERRRREEEEEKQRLMDEEMKRRAEEESMRKEELRLKEKEEEQKMAAKADKKRNSLLNGACQKKELSQSLSYSHTSEEESRQMEEILRLEREIERLQKQQEDGVSLLGDVSHEELRQMRDAEIYRLEKEASRVATEFLELLDFGGLEPSLSSEENLHDPTESTAPLAEEEVDEGFHAEDECIPLPDFPPPAVVPLDKEVFQSIPPPPPAFAEGLMVSPSSASSPALGKLSTVTPNGLSHTPVLTDSQTPGPPPPLPPPPPPPPLVTNGESQPCQSTSRGSVFEHVGEEPSHSNLPDIESDYDQEEFEEVHGSSGASTNDGHITDEEVLRKSSCTQNSLDSFRGSSDSFIDSDEDNDGYVDTDEEVSNGRMNLLNGSGPPYFHGYLYMKSGLMIPWRRRWCVLKDETFMWFRAKQDSLKSGWLYKKGGGMSTLSRRNWKMRWFVLRESKLMYFENDSEEKLKGTIDIRSAKEIVDNHEKENALNIVTEERTYHIYAESPEDASGWFSVLSRVHSASPDQLMEMHHEQANPKNAVGTLDVGLIDSVCASDNPDRPNSFVIITANRVIHCNTDTPEEMHHWIGLLQKSKGDSRVDGQEFLVRGWLHKEMKSGAKSTSLKLKKRWFVLTSNSLDYYKSSERNASKLGTLVLNSLCSVVQPDEKIFKDTGYWNIIVHGRKHSYRLYTKMLNEAMRWANAIQGAIDSKVPIETPTQQLIRDIKESSLNVEAVEQTYWRNPILRYTQHPLHSPLLPLPYGDVSVHLQKEKGYTSLQDEAVKIFNSLQEMEAVSDPVPIIQGILQTCQDLRPLRDEVYCQLIKQTNHVPHPNSPSNRAHWHLLTCMSCTFLPSRGILRYLKFHLKRIKELFPGTEIEMFAHFIGESLKKTKTREFVPSQEEIMALLTRQEMTTTVYCHGGGSCKISINSHTTAGEVVEKLIRGLAMEDSRNMFALFEHNNTIDRAVESRVLVADVLAKFERLAGSEEAEDEGQWKLYFKLYCFLDVESMPKEGVEFAFMFEQAHESLTRGHFPAREETLQHLAALRLQFLFGDKARVTWSLENVYPVGRLRTRILQFTKVGGASGSGQTLERRRTSFLDGTLRRGLKTGSMKKQRLEEEQMLEMWIKEEMSATRASIVEKWSRLKGLDQHQAMLKYMIIIKEWPGYGSTLFDVECKEGGFPHDLWLSVSAENVSVYKRGEPKPLETFPYEHIIFFGAPQPCTYKITVDEREMFFETPQVGEITKIMKAYINMIVKKRCSVKSVSSYGTNWIR from the exons gtGTTCTCCCTACAGAAGGCAGAGCTGAACAGAGAGACGGTCTACCCGATGCACCCCAGCAGTGTCCACGGAGTAGAGGACATGTCAACACTGGCAGAGCTGCATGAAGCCGCCATCATGCACAACCTCTTTCTGCGCTACCAGAAAGACAACATCTAC ACTAACATAGGTTCTATCCTGGCAGCGGTAAACCCCTACAAGCAGATAGCAGGACTGTATGACGGCACTGCAGTGGAGTTGTACAGCAAACACCAGATGGGGGAGCTGCCTCCTCATATCTTCGCTGTGGCCAATGAGTGTTACCGCTGTCTGTGGAAGAGGCACGACAGTCAGTGCGTTCTCATCAG TGGGGAGAGTGGTGCTGGGAAGACAGAGAGcaccaagctgctgctgaagtttcTCTCCGTGATGAGTCAAAACTCAGCAGGTGCTCCTCCGTCGGAGAGGACCACCAGGGTGGAGCAGGCCCTTGTCCAGAGCAG ccccATCATGGAAGCATTTGGGAACGCTAAGACTGTGTACAACAATAACTCCAGTCGCTTTGGGAAGTTCATCCAGCTCCACTTTTCCCAAAATGGGAACATTCATGGAGGCTGCATCATCGACT ATTTGCTGGAAAAA AACCGTGTGGTTCGACAGAATCCCGGAGAGAGAAACTACCACATCTTCTACGCGCTGTTAGCAGGGGCTGACAAAGACCACAGAG ACATGTACTTACTGTCTGAAGGTCCTGAGTCATATCACTACCTGAGCCAGTCAGGATGTGTGAAGGACAGCAGTCTGGATGACAAGCAGCTCTTTGACTATGTGATG gaGGCTTTGAAAGTGATGGAattcacagaggaggagatcagAGATGTGTTCAAGTTGCTGTCTGCTGTCCTCCAGATGGGCAACATTGAGTTCATGACTGCTGGTGGAGCTCAGATCACTTCAAAAGGGG tggtcAGTAACGTGAGTGAACTGCTCGGCCTGGACTCCTTCCAGCTGTCAGAGGTCTTAACCCAGCGCTCCATGAtcctcagaggagaggagatctGCTCACCCCTCACTGTGGAGCAG GCAGTGGACTCGCGGGACTCGGTTGCCATGGCGCTTtactctcagtgtttctcctggATCATAATGAGGATTAACCAGAAGATTAAAGGAAAAGACAACTTCAAGTCCATCGGCATCCTGGACATCTTCGGCTTTGAGAACTTTGAG GTGAACCGGTTTGAACAGTTTAATATCAACTATGCCAACGAGAAACTCCAAGAGTATTTCAACAAACACATCTTCTCACTGGAGCAGCTGGAATACAACAG GGAGGGGATCCAGTGGGAAGCCATAGACTGGATGGATAACGCAGAGTGTCTGGATCTCATAGAGAAG AAACTGGGCATGTTGGCTCTTATCAATGAGGAGAGTCGCTTCCCCAAAGGCACAGACTATACCCTTCTGGAGAAATTACACAGCCGACATGCA ACAAACCTATACTATGTGAAGCCCCGAGTGACTGACCACCAGTTTGGCATCAAGCACTATGCTGGAGAG GTGCTTTATGATGTGCGAGGGATCCTGGAGAAGAACAGAGACACCTTCAGAGACGACATCTTGTTTATTCTGAAAGACAGCAG GCTTGACTTTATCTACGACCTCTTCGAGCGTGTCGGGAGCAGGAATGGAGATGAGACCCTGAAGATGGGCACAGCCAGACGCAAGCCCACCGTCAGCTCTCAGTTCAGG GACTCTCTCCATTCCCTGATGGCCACACTAAGTGCCTCCAACCCTTTTTTTGTGCGTTGCATCAAACCAAACATGGACAAG AAAGCCAACCAGTTTGATCCTGATGTCGTACTTAACCAGCTGAGATACTCTGGGATGCTGGAAACAGTGAAGATCCGCAGGGCTGGGTTTCCTGTTCGCAGAACCTTCAAGGACTTCTACAGCAG GTACACGATGATCCTGAAGAGCAAAATCCACTCAGACGATGAGAAGCAAAGCTGCTCAGAGCTGCTCATACTCCATGACAGAGCCAAGAAAGAGTGGCAACTGGGGAAGACAAAG GTGTTCTTGAAGGAGGCCCTGGAGCAAAggctggagaaagagagggaagaggtgCGGCGCAGGGCTGGCATGGTGATCCGCGCCCACATCCTCAGCTATGTGGCAAG GAAACAATATAAAAAGGTTCTGTCCAGCGTCGTCACCATCCAGAAGAACTACCGCGCTCACTTTTGGAGACGCGTCTTCCTGCGCCTGCGCTTGGCCACCATCGTCCTGCAGAGGCATCACAGAGGCCAGCTGGCCCGATCCTTCTGTCGCCAGCtcaaggaggaaaaacagaagcgagaggaagaggataggaggaggagagaagaagaagaagaggacagaaggcgagtagaggaggagaagaggaggatggaggaggagaggagaaggagggaggaggaggaggagaaacagaggctGATGGacgaggagatgaagaggagggcagaggaggagtCAATGAGGAAGGAGGAGCTGAGactgaaggagaaagaggaagagcagaaaATGGCAGCTAAAGCAGACAAGAAAAG GAACTCACTACTTAATGGTGCTTGTCAGAAg AAGGAACTGTCCCAGTCTCTGTCCTACAGTCACACCTCTGAGGAAGAGAGCCGTCAGATGGAGGAGATCCTGCGGCTGGAGAGGGAGATCGAGCGTctgcagaagcagcaggaagacGGCGTGTCCCTCCTCGGAGACGTCTCTCATGAGGAGCTACGCCAGATGAGGGACGCTGAGATCTACAGACTGGAGAAGGAAGCTTCCCGTGTTGCTACTGAGttcctggagctgctggactTCGGTGGTTTAGAGCCATCCCTCTCGAGTGAGGAGAACCTCCACGACCCGACTGAATCCACCGCCCCTCTGGCTGAGGAGGAGGTAGACGAGGGTTTCCACGCCGAGGATGAGTGCATTCCTCTGCCTGACTTCCCTCCTCCGGCTGTGGTTCCTCTGGACAAGGAAGTATTCCAAAGTATTCCCCCTCCTCCGCCTGCCTTTGCAGAAGGACTAATGGTCTCCCCCTCTTCGGCCTCCTCTCCTGCACTGGGAAAGCTCTCCACAGTTACCCCCAACGGACTGAGTCATACCCCTGTTCTCACAGACTCCCAAACCCCcggccctcctcctcctcttcctccccctcctcctcctccccccctggTCACTAATGGAGAAAGTCAGCCATGCCAGAGCACCAGCAGGGGGTCAGTCTTTGAGCATGTGGGTGAGGAGCCGTCCCACTCAAACCTGCCAGACATAGAGTCGGACTATGACCAGGAGGAGTTTGAGGAGGTTCATGGGAGCTCAGGTGCTAGCACCAACGATGGCCATATCACAGATGAGGAGGTGCTACGAAAATCCTCCTGCACCCAGAACAGCCTGGACTCTTTCAGAGGCAGCTCGGACTCG TTCATTGACAGCGACGAGGACAATGATGGCTATGTGGACACAGATGAGGAAGTTTCCAATGGGAGAATGAATCTGCTGAATGGCAGCGGGCCTCCATACTTCCACGGCTACCTCTACATGAAGA gtggtcTGATGATCCCGTGGCGTCGTCGCTGGTGCGTGCTCAAGGACGAGACCTTCATGTGGTTTCGGGCCAAGCAGGACTCCCTCAAATCCGGCTGGCTTTacaagaaaggaggagggatgTCCACCTTGTCTCGGCGCAACTGGAAGATGCGCTGGTTCGTTCTGCGCGAGTCGAAGCTCATGTACTTTGAGAACGACAGCGAAGAGAAGCTGAAGGGAACCATTGACATCCGCTCAGCAAA GGAGATAGTGGACAatcatgagaaagaaaatgcaCTGAATATTGTGACTGAGGAGAGAACCTACCACATCTATGCAGAGTCCCCAGAAGATGCCAG TGGTTGGTTCAGTGTGCTGAGTCGGGTCCACAGCGCCAGCCCCGACCAGCTCATGGAGATGCACCATGAACAGGCCAACCCAAAGAATGCAGTG GGCACACTAGACGTGGGCTTGATTGATTCAGTTTGTGCATCGGACAACCCTGATAG ACCAAACTCGTTTGTGATCATCACGGCTAACCGGGTGATCCACTGCAACACGGACACACCTGAGGAGATGCACCACTGGATCGGCCTGCTGCAGAAATCTAAGGGAGACTCCAGGGTTGACGGACAGGAGTTCTTAGTCAGAG GCTGGTTGCATAAAGAGATGAAGTCAGGAGCCAAGAGCACGTCTCTGAAGCTGAAGAAGCGCTGGTTTGTTCTCACCAGTAACTCTCTGGATTACTACAAGTCATCAGAGCGCAATGCCTCCAAACTGGGAACTCTGGTCCTCAACAGCCTCTGCTCTGTGGTGCAGCCCGATGAGAAGATCTTCAAGGACACTG GTTATTGGAATATAATCGTCCATGGGCGAAAGCACTCTTACCGTCTTTACACCAAAATGCTGAATGAAGCCATGAGGTGGGCGAATGCCATACAGGGGGCAATAGACAGCAAAGTTCCCATTGAAACGCCgacacagcagctcatcagGGACATCAAG gAGAGCAGTTTAAATGTGGAGGCTGTTGAGCAGACATACTGGAGGAACCCCATCCTGAGATATACCCAGCATCCCTTGCACTCCCCTCTTCTACCTCTGCCCTATGGAGATGTCAGCGTCCACT TGCAAAAGGAAAAGGGTTACACCAGCCTGCAGGATGAGGCCGTGAAGATCTTCAACTCACTGCAGGAGATGGAGGCAGTTTCTGACCCTGTTCCAATCATCCAGGGAATCCTGCAGACCTGTCAAGACCTGAGGCCATTAAGAGATGAGGTTTACTGTCAGTTGATCAAACAAACCAATCACGTCCCGCACCCCAACAGTCCTTCCAATCGCGCCCACTGGCATCTCCTGACCTGTATGAGCTGCACCTTTCTGCCCAGCCGAGGCATCTTACGCTACCTCAAGTTTCACCTCAAAAG gattAAGGAGCTGTTCCCTGGTACAGAGATTGAAATGTTTGCCCATTTCATTGGTGAGTCTCTGAAGAAAACCAAGACCAGAGAGTTTGTTCCCTCCCAGGAGGAAATCATGGCACTGCTCaccagacaggaaatgacaacCACAGTCTACTGCCACGGAGGAGGCTCCTGCAAGATCTCCATTAACTCACACACCACCGCTGGAGAG GTGGTTGAGAAGCTAATCAGAGGTCTGGCTATGGAGGACAGCAGGAACATGTTTGCTCTCTTTGAGCACAACAACACTATTGACAGAGCTGTGGAAAGCAGAGTCCTTGTGGCTGATGTTTTGGCTAAATTTGAAAG ACTGGCCGGCAGCGAGGAAGCTGAGGATGAAGGCCAGTGGAAACTTTATTTCAAGCTCTACTGCTTCCTGGATGTGGAGAGCATGCCCAAGGAAGGGGTGGAGTTTGCCTTCATGTTTGAGCAG GCCCATGAGAGTCTGACCAGAGGCCACTTCCCTGCCCGTGAAGAGACCCTGCAGCACCTGGCCGCTCTGCGCCTGCAGTTCTTGTTCGGAGACAAAGCGCGTGTCACCTGGAGCCTGGAAAACGTCTACCCCGTGGGCCGCCTGCGCACTCGCATCTTGCAGTTCACCAAGGTGGGTGGAGCCTCGGGGTCGGGCCAAACTCTGGAGCGTCGGAGGACTAGCTTCCTGGATGGGACGCTGCGTCGGGGGTTGAAAACGGGCTCAATGAAGAAGCAGCgcctggaggaggagcagatgtTGGAGATGTGGATAAAGGAGGAGATGTCCGCCACCAGAGCCAGCATCGTGGAGAAGTGGTCTCGCCTCAAGGGTCTGGATCAGCACCAAGCCATGCTCAAATACATGATCATCATCAAAGAGTGGCCTGGATATGGATCCACACTGTTTGATGTCGAG TGCAAAGAAGGAGGCTTCCCTCACGATCTCTGGTTGAGTGTGAGTGCTGAGAATGTGTCTGTCTACAAGAGAGGAGAACCCAAGCCTCTGGAGACATTCCCATATGAGCACATCATCTTCTTTGGCGCTCCGCAGCCCTGCACCTACAAGATCACCGTGGATGAGCGAGAGATGTTCTTTGAAACACCACAG GTTGGTGAAATCACAAAAATCATGAAAGCCTACATAAACATGATCGTGAAGAAGCGCTGCAGTGTGAAGTCTGTCTCCAGTTATGGAACCAACTGGATCAGGTGA
- the pttg1ipb gene encoding PTTG1 interacting protein b, translating to MSMRSMVFSRLMMSGVRRASVVAVAFIILGVCVTTEAQTSTPAPAPTPCAFRSNTSCAECLQNVTCLWCMPTQQCIDYPMRNILPPNSVCPLTDARWGVCWVNFQILIITMSVLAGIIIIALLVCCLCCCKCERTGNKREDAKVERQTRARKARQKAKRTEMQLRHDEIRQKYGLAKDNPYSRMDDH from the exons ATGTCCATGCGGTCGATGGTTTTCAGTCGGCTCATGATGTCCGGAGTTCGCAGAGCTTCGGTCGTGGCTGTCGCCTTCATAATCCTCGGTGTTTGTGTGACCACAGAGGCGCAGACATCGACTCCAGCTCCAGCCCCGA CCCCTTGCGCCTTTAGATCCAACACCAGTTGTGCAGAGTGTCTGCAGAATGTCACT tgtttgtggtgCATGCCAACTCAACAATGCATTGACTACCCAATGAGGAACATCCTGCCCCCCAACAGTGTGTGTCCTTTGACTGATGCACGATGGGGGGTCTGTTGGG TCAACTTTCAGATTCTGATCATCACCATGTCGGTACTGgctggcatcatcatcattgccCTTCTTGtttgctgcctctgctgctgcaagTGTGAAAGAACTGG AAACAAGAGAGAGGATGCGAAGGTGGAGCGACAAACCCGTGCGAGGAAGGCCCGTCAGAAAGCAAA GAGAACTGAAATGCAGTTGAGGCATGATGAAATCAGACAGAAATATG GTCTGGCAAAGGATAACCCTTACTCCCGTATGGACGACCATTAA